In Streptomyces sclerotialus, the DNA window CGACGCCCACTCAACCTACGCTCGCATCCGCATGCCAAGACACCTCGTCTCGCCTGGTGGTCAACGTAGTAGTCAACGTGATGGTCGCCAAGGCGGTTGCCAAGGTGGTCGCCAGGGCAAGCCGGTTCGCCTCGGTCGACCTCGGTCACCCCCTCGGGCGGCAGGCTGGCTGGGATGTGCCGTTTATGGCGGAAGGTGACCGTCTTTGGCGTCATGTGCGGGAAAACGTCTCCTCGGACGGAGTCGACGTTCGTAGGATCTCTCCGGGACGGGCGGGCGGTGGTGTTTCCCTCTCGTGGCTCGCCTGACTCACCTGGCTCACCTGACGGTTCACCGGAGGGATGTGACGGCATGCGCCGGTCAGCAGGTGCCGTGGCGGTGGTGTTGGCGGTCGCGCTGCTCGCGGGGTGCGACATGACGGAGGGGCAGGACCGGGCCGTGGGTTGTGCGCGGTTCGCGCTGGCCGTGTCCGACGCCATCGGGGACCTCGAGCATGCCGTACTGGAATCCGCCCTCGACCAGGAGGCGGACGCGGCGGTGGATGCTCTCGACGCGGCGGTCGCTGAACTCACGGAGCGGTCGTCCGGCGCGGAGGTGCGGGAGGCCGCCTCCGCCGTAGGCGCGGCGGCAGGCGAGGTGCGCGCGGCGCTCGCCCAGAACCGCGAGCCCGACCTGCGACCGCTGCGCAGCGCCGGCATGCAGTTGGTCAGGGCATGCCCCAACGGGGCGCGGTAGCGAGTCCGGAGGTCGGTACGTCAGCACGGTCGCGTAAGGCGCTGGGTCCATAGGCGGACGCTCAGTAGAGCGGGGAGGCCCAGCCGCCGGGGTACCAGGGTTCGCGTTCTCCGCGGAAGGCGGCCGAGGCGAGGCGCAGTGCGCCGGGACGCAGTTCCTCGACGAGGCCCGCGGCGGCGAGGCCCGCGGCGGCGAGGTCCGCGGCGGCGAGGGCCGCCGGTGTGCTGCCGCCGAGGAATGCGGCGCCCGGTTCCGCTGCCGTCATACGCAGGTCGGCGGGGGCGGACGTCGGCTCACAGCTGACGTTCTCGCCCTCCGCCCGGAGCCGGTGGCGCCCGGTGTTCCAGGGGCAGAAGGGATCTTGCACGTCCAGGACGAGGTCGACCGGCATCGCGTAACGCCGTCCTGCCAAGGCTCGGTCGATGTCGGCCGGCCGCACCTAGAGCCGATCGGTCAGGGTGGAGTGGACCGTCCGAGGCTCGGCGAGCAGGTGCGGCAGCGGTTCGTCCGCTGCGCCCTCGTACTCGATCCAGGCGGCCAGGTCGATCCCGGCGAGGAAGTGCCACAGCGCGGCGTACGACTGGAGCGAGAGAGCCGCCAGTTCCAGCACCTGCATTACACCGGTGCTGTCGCCGCCGTGTGCGTCGGGTACGGACCGGTGGCGGTAGAGCGCGTAGCCGGTGGCTCGGCCGTCGCTGTCCTGATGCACCGCGGAACGCAGGGACGTGGCCGTGCCGCGCGTCTGCGGCCGGTCGGCGAGGCGGACCCGCCAGTGGCTCTCCTGCCGGTCGGGCCGGCCGGCCGTCGCGGCTCGCGCCTCGTCGTGGACCTTCTCGTTGACGGGGCGGGACCGGTTGACGTCCGGCAACTGGACGGTTCCGTTGCCGAAATCCACGCTCGGGCGGAAGCGCAGGGCACGCCGGTCGCAGCGCAGCCGGTTCCCGAGCGTGGCGCGGCCGTAGCCGTAACGTCCGTAGATGCCGGCTTCGGAAGGCCGGAGTGCGGCGATCGGCTACCGGCCGTTCTCGTACAGCTCCGTCAGCTGCCGGCGCATCATCGAGGTGAGGAGGGCGCGGCGCCGGTGCGTCGGGGCCACGCCCACGAAGGCGACGCCCGCCACCGGCATGACGCCCCCGGGGACGGTCAGTACCCGGCTGCAGACGGAGGCACCGGCCACCGGCCGGTCTTCGTCGAACACGGCGAGGGTCCGCTCCAGCTCCGTCGCGGCCCGCTGGTCGGCCAGCTCCTCCTCGGAGCGGTCCGTGCCGTAGGTACCGGCGATCATCCGCGCCCAGGGCACGAACTCGTCGTCGGTGACACTGCGCAGCGGGTACGGAGGGTTGGCCATCCGGTCTGTGAACCGGAACACCGGGCTGCTCGGCGACTGCTTTTCGGCCGCCGCTCACGGGGGGCGGACCCTTCCCCGCGGCAGCTCACTGCGGCAGCTCGCTGCGGCAGGGCGCAGACACCGGACGACGCGGACACCGGACGAGGCGGAGTGACGCAGAGCGGGGAATCACCGTGCGGACGTGAATCACCGTGCGGACGTGAATCACCGTGCGGACGTGAATCACCGTGCGGACGTGAATCACCATGCGGACGTGAATCACCATGCGGGCGTGAATCACCGTACGGACGTGAATCACCGTACGGGCGCGAACACCGTACGGGCCCCGGGCGTCGGGGTCAGGTCCTGGCGTGGGAGCGGACGTTGGTGTCGGTGACCGGCGAGCGGTCGACCTCGTCCTGGACGAGCAGTGAGAGCAGCGCTGCCACGGTCAGACCGGATTCGGCCGGGTGGCGCAGCACCTTGCTCGGATCGATCCGGTACGTGTTCGTCCGTCCCTCCCGTGTGTGGGAGAGGTAGCCGTCCCGCTCCAGGTCGGAAATGATCTTCTGGACGGCGCGTTCGGTGAGGCGGCAGTGTACGGCGATGTCGCGGATGCGGGCACTGTGGTTGTCGGCAATGGCCGCCAGTACTCGGGCGTGATTGGTGACGAACGTCCATCCGGTGTGTGGCTCGGGCACTCCATCCATGTGCCAACTCTAGCGACCGAGCATACGCGCATTCAAAAGCACGTACTGAGTTTCAGGTATTTATTGACGTGTGTAGTCTGCGGAGGGCAGCCTGATACCGGCGGTCTGGCACAGACGAGGGAGAGAGGTCATGCCGGAGCCTGCGCACTCTGAGCAGTCCCTCGGCGGGGAAGCAGTCGTGCCCACGAGCCCCCGCACCCCGGCGTCGGTCCCGCCGGTGCCCGCGACGATCGGCATCGCACCGGACGGCGACCGGGTGAGCGTGTCGATACGGGGGGAGCTCGACCTGGATGCCGCCCAGCGGTTCCGGCCCGACCTGCGCCATGCCCTCGGCTACTCGGTCAGCGGCATCGACCTGCACCTGCGCGAGGTCGAGTTCTGCGACTGCTCAGGCCTCAATCTGCTGCTCAGCCTGCACCGGCGGGCCATGGAGCAGTGCAAGACAGTCACCATGCGTTCCGGGAGCCGGGCGGTCGAGCGGGTGCTCGACCTGACCGGCTCGCGGGAACTCTTCACGCCCCCGAACCCAGACGGCGAGACCATGACACATCCTGCCGCACCCGACGGCGGCCCCTGCGTGGGTACCGACCCCCACACCGGCCAGGACCTGCACACCCTGGTCGCCCAACTGCGGCGGGCCATGCAGACCCGGCCGACCATCGACCTGGCCCGGGGCATCCTGATGGCCTCCTTCAGTCTGAGCCCCGAAGCGGCCTGGCAGGTGCTGGTCACGGCTTCCCAGAACACCAACACGAAGCTGCACCGGCTGGCCCATGACCTGGTCGGCACCGTCCAGGGGGACGTGCTGCCCGCGGGTGTACAGGAACACCTCGCGGCCGCGGTCGCCAAGGCGAACCTGGACGGGAGATCGAACGGGTCGGGTCGGTGACCTCGGCGAATCCGATGGCTCCGGCGGCCGCCGTGGCTGCGGTGGCCCTGGCGGCCTCAGCGGCCCCGACGTCCCCGGCCGGTCTGGCCGTTCGCCGACAGCCTCACCGTTGTCGGTCTGACCGTTCGCCGACAGCCTGACGGTTGTCCGCCGTACCGTTGTCGGTCTGACCGTTCGCCGACAGCCTGACGGTTGTCCGCCGTACCGTCGTCGGCCGGACCTTTCGCCGACAGCCTGACCGACTTCCGACCGCCACCGCCCCGGGGCCCGGCCTGCCGAGCAGGCCGGGCCCCGGGGCGTTCGCCTTTCAAGAGGTTGCTGTGCGAGGTGACACGCGGAGGGCAAGCGAAGGCAAGCGAGCGCGAGGGGGCGGCGAGTGGCCCGTTTGATCGATCATCGATCATTACTCGGCGGTAGCTATTGACCGTGGCGATCGGCGGTCTCTACGTTCTGTTGTGCGGAACAGAGGTTCCGTAATTCGGAAGGCCAGGAAGTGAAGTCACCCATGTGGTGGCGCCAGTTGAGGTCGCCGTCGACCGGTCCACCCCCATCGCCGGCCGTCCGTCCGACCGCCGGAGATGCCGCGGAAGCGCGCGGCACCTCCGGTTCCTCACCCAGGAACGTGAAAGGGGATCACCGTGTCCCAGCTCGACCAACTGCCCGACAGCGACCCGGCCGAGGTCGCCGAGTGGCGCGAATCGCTGGACGGCGCCGCGCGCACCGGCGGTCCGCACCGGGCCGCCTACCTGCTGCGCCGCGTCGCGGAGCACGCCGAACGAAACGCCATCGGCCTTCCGCCGCTCCTGGAGACCCCGTACATCAACACCATCCCCACCGCCGCCGAGCCCGAGTACCCGGGCGACGAGGCCATGGAGGCGCGGATCACCGCCTGGAACCGGTGGAACGCGGCGGCGATGGTCACCCGCGGCAACCAGCGCGGCGGACTCGGCGGCCACATGGCCACCTTCGCCTCGGCGGCCTGGCTCTACGAGCTCGGATTCCAGCACTTCTTCCGCGGGAAGGAGGCGGACGGCAGCGGTGACCAGCTGTACGTACAGGGGCATGCGTCACCCGGGGTCTATGCCCGCGCGTTTCTCGAAGGCCGCCTGAGCGAAGGCCAGTTGGACCGCTTCCGGCAGGAGGCGGGCGGGCAGGGACTGCCGTCCTACCCGCACCCGCGGCGGCTGCCCTGGCTGTGGGAGTTCCCGACCGTATCGATGGGCCTCGGCCCGCTCTCCGCGATCTACCAGGCACGGTTCAACCGCTACCTCCACCACCGCGGCATCAAGGACACCTCGCACTCGCACGTCTGGGCGTTCCTGGGCGACGGCGAGATGGACGAGCCCGAGTCGACCGCCGCGCTGGCGCTCGCCGCGCGCGAGGGTCTGGACAATCTGACCTTCGTCATCAACTGCAACCTCCAGCGCCTGGACGGCCCCGTCCGCGGCAACTTCAAAATCGTGCAGGAACTGGAGCGGCAGTTCCGGGCCGCGGGCTGGCACGTCATCAAGTCGCTGTGGGGCCGGGCCTGGGACGACCTGCTCGGACAGGACACGGACGGCGCGCTCGTACGGCACCTCGGCAGCATCCCCGACGGGCAGTTCCAGACCTTCGCCGCCCGCGACGGTGCGTACATCCGTGAGCACTTCCTCGGCGGGCGGCCGGAACTGAGCCACCTCGGGGAGCGGCTCACCGACGCACGGCTGGAGGAGATCGTCGGCACGTCGCGGGCCGGCCACGAGCCGCGCAAGGTGTACGCCGCGTACCAGGCCGCCGTCGAGCACAAAGGTGCGCCGACCGTCATCCTGGCGCAGACCGTCAAGGGCTGGACGCTCGGCCCCGGCTTCGCATCACGCAACGCCAACCATCAGATGAAAAAACTGTCGGGCAAGGAGTTCCGGGCGATGCGCGACCTGCTCGAACTGCCGATTCCCGACAGCAGGTTGAACGACGAGCTGGTGCCGTACGCGCACCCGGGGGCGGACTCCCCCGAAATCGCGTACCTGAGGGAGCGGCGCGCCGCGCTGGGCGGCCCGGCCCCGGCCCGCAAGGTCACTCCGAAACCCCTCCCCATGCCCGCCGACAAGGCCTTCGACGCGCTGAAGAAGGGGTCGGGCAGTCAGGAGATCGCCACGACCATGGCGTTCGTCCGGCTGGTCAAGGACCTGATGCGGGACAAGGAGACCGGTAAGCGCTGGGTTCCCGTCGTCCCGGACGAGGCCCGTACCTTCGGCATGGAGTCGCTCTTCCCGAGTGCGGGGATCTACTCGCCGCTCGGCCAGACGTACGACCCGGTCGACCGCGATCAGCTCCTCTACTACAAGGAGGCCAAGAACGGTCAGATTCTCAACGAGGGAATCACGGAAGCCGGTTCGCTCGCCTCGCTGACCGCTGCCGCGACCTCGTACGCGACGCACGCCGAGCCGATGATCCCGTTCTACATCTTCTACTCGATGTTCGGATGGCAGCGGACGGCCGACCAGTTCTGGGCGCTGGGCGACCAGCTCGGCCGCGGTTTCGTGATCGGCGCGACGGCGGGGCGCACGACGATGACGGGGGAGGGCCTGCAGCATGCCGACGGCCACTCGCACCTCATCGCCTCCACCAACCCGGCCGCCGTCTCCTACGACCCCGCCTTCGCGTACGAGGTCGCGGTGATCGTCAAGGACGGCCTCCGCCGGATGTACGGCGAGAACGCCGAGGACGTCTTCTACTACCTGACGGTCTACAACGAGACCAAGGTGCAGCCGCCCATGCCCGAGGGACTGGACGAGCAGGGCATCCTGCGCGGCCTCTACCGGTACAAGGCGGCCGGGAACGCCGCCGGGGAAGCGCCGCGGCTGCAGCTGCTCGCCTCCGGTACGGCCATCCACTGGGCACTCGACGCCCAGGCGCTGCTGGCCGAGGACTGGAACGTGGCGGCCGACGTCTGGTCCGCGCCGTCCTGGACGGAGCTGCGCCGGGACGCCTTGGAGTGCGACGCCGCACGCCTGAAGGGCGAGGACCGGACGCCGTACGTGACCCGCGCGCTGGCCGGTGCCGAGGGCCCGGTCGTCGCGGTCAGCGACTGGATGCGGGCCGTACCGGACCAGATCGCCCCCTGGGTCGAGCAGGAGTGGGTGTCCATCGGTACGGACGGCTTCGGCCTGTCCGACAGCCGGGAGAACGCCCGCCGGTACTTCGGGGTGGACGCCCCGTCGATCGCCGTGCAGGCGCTGGCCACGCTGGCCCGGCGGGGCGAGGTCGACCCGGAGTCCGTACGGAAAGCCGTCAGGCACTACGGGCTGGAGGGCTGACCGTGAGCACGGACGTCACACCGCCGATGACCGCAGGTTCCGCCCCGTACGTCACCCCGGTCGTCCGCGGGCTGGCATCGGCGCACGGGGTCGCTCTCACCACGGTCCGGGGCACCGGCGTCGGTGGCCGCATCCGCAAGCAGGACGTCATCGCCGCCGCCGAGGCCGCGAAGACCGCCGCTCCGGCCCCCGGTGCAAGCACCGGCTCCACCGGAGCCGGCGCGCCCTCTGCCCCGGCCGCCTCCGCCGCGCCGAAGGCTCCGGTCCTGGAGGCCTCGCCGCTGCGTGGCCAGACGGTCAAGATGCCGCGGATGCGCAAGGTCATCGGCGACAACATGATGAAGGCCCTGCACGGCCAGGCGCAGCTGACCTCCGTGGTCGAGGTGGACATCACCAAGATCATGCGGATGCGTGAGAAGGCCAAGGCCGGCTTCGCCGCCCGTGAGGGCGTGAAGCTGTCGCCGATGCCGTTCTTCGTCAAGGCCGCGGTCCAGGCGCTGAAGGCCCACCCGGTCATCAACGCCCGGATCAACGAGGACGAGGGCACCATCACCTACTTCGACTCCGAGAACGTCGGAATCGCGGTGGACAACGAGAAGGGCCTGATGACCCCGGTCATCAAGGGCGCCGGTGACCTGAACATCGCGGGCATCGCGAAGAAGACCGCCGAGCTGGCCGGCAAGGTCCGCGAGAGCAAGATCAGCCCGGACGACCTGTCGGGTGCGAGCTTCACCATCTCCAACACCGGCTCGCGCGGTGCACTGTTCGACACCGTCATCGTGCCGCCGAACCAGGTCGCCATCCTGGGTATCGGTGCCACCGTCAAGCGTCCGGTGGTCGTGGACCACCCGGAGCTGGGCGAGACGATCGCGGTGCGCCACATGACGTACCTGTCGCTCTCCTACGACCACCGTCTGGTGGACGGCGCGGACGCCGCCCGCTACCTGACCACGGTCAAGCAGATCCTGGAGGCCGCCGAGTTCGAGGCGGAGCTGGGCAGCTGAACGGCTGAAAGACGAGCGCGGTCCGTCCCGCCGCGCTCGTCAGGCGTCGTTCCCGGGGGCCGAGGTCTGCAGGTTGGCCATGGCGCTGCTCATGTGGTCGTGCAGGATGGCCAGTGCGGCGTCGGTGTCCGCGCGTTCTATGGCGTCGACGATGGGTGCGTGGTGGGCGGCGGACATGGTGACCTTGCGCTGCTCGCCGGCGGCGCTCATCACGACGACGCGGGTGGGGCCCTCCAGGTGGCGCCACGTCGTCACCAGCATCGAGTTCCGGGAGAGCTCGCAGAGGAGAAGGTGGAAGGCGAGATCGGCCTCCACCTGGTCCTCCAGGCCGCCGGACGGACCGAAGGCCTTCTCCAGGCGGTGCAGCGCCTCGCGCAGCGCCGTCACCGCCGCAGCGCGGTCGGGGGAGGCGATGACCTGCGCGACGGCGAGGCCTTCGAGGGCTTCCCGCACCTGGAACAGCTCGCGCACTTCCCGCGGTGACAGGGCGCGGACCCGCAGCATGCCGCGGGCGCCGGCGACGACCAGCCCTTCCTGCTGCAGGTGACGCAGCGCCTCCCGCACGGTGCCGCGGCTGACGGACATACGCGAGGCGATCTCCACCTCGCCCAGGTGGTCGCCGGGGCGGTAACGGCCCGTGGTGATCGCGGCGCGCAAGGCGACCAACGCGCGCTCGCGCAACGTCGACCGGTCCAGATTCGGCAATGCCGGTACGGTCACGCCGTTTCCCCCTTCAGTGCTGTGCGGTGATGCCTGCGCGGATACGGCGGCCCGCGGTCCCGGGAAGTCTACTGTCAACAGTCAACGTCCGGCATCACGTCCGGCATCACGTCCGGCATGACGTCCGACCATGCGGACGTGGTGGTCATCGCGTGCCCGCGCCTCCTCCGTCGCCGCGGCAACCGCGTGTAACGCCCAAGTGAAGAAGGTGCTTCCGGAGCGTTGACAAGCGCCACAGCGGCGCCCAGTATCGACGGCATCTGTTGACTGTTAACAGTCAACAGCGCAGGCGGACGCATGGCGATCGAGGAGGATCCGCATGGTCAGCTCCATCCCACCACCCCAGCCACCACCGGCCCGGCCACGGGCGGAAGGTTCACCGGAACGCCGCAGGGTCGCCGTCGGCTGCGGCGTCGGCGCGGTCATCGAGACGTACGACTTCATCGGCTTCGGTACGGCGGCCGCGCTCTACTTCGGGGACGTCTTCTTCCCCGGCTCCGAGCCGCTGGCCGCGACGCTGCTGTCGTTCGCCACCCTGGGCATCGGCTTCGCCGCCCGCCCCCTGGGCGGCATCATCGCCGGCCACCTCGGGGACCGCATCGGCCGCAAGCCGGTCCTCGTCGGCTCCCTGCTGATCATGGGCGTCGCGACCGTCCTCATCGGGTGTCTGCCCACGTACCAGCAGATCGGCCTGTGGGCGCCGATCCTGCTGGTCGTCGTCCGCATCGTGCAGGGGCTCGCCTTCGGTGCCGAGTGGGGCGGCGCCATCCTGATGACCTTCGAGCACGCGCCATGGCGCAAACGCGGCCTCTACACCGGCATCACGCAGGCCGGGTTCCCCGTCGGGCTGCTGCTCTCCAACCTCGCGTTCCTGGTCAGCACCCGCACGCTGGACGGCTCCTGGGCCTGGCGGGTCCCCTTCCTGCTGAGCGCCGTACTGATCGTCGTCGGCATCCTCATCCGGCTGAAGATCGACGAGTCGCCGGAGTTCGAGGAGCTCAAGGAGTCCGGCGAGGTCGCCAAGAACCCGCTCCTGGAGGTGCTCCGCGACGACTGGCGCAACGTCCTGCGCGCCTTCTGCCTCCGTGCCGCCGAGACCGCCGGCTACGCCGTCTCCGTCACCTTCGTCCTGTCCTACCTGGACGACGACACCGCGCCGGACGTCTCGGGAACCGTCTCCCTCACCGCCCTGGTGACGGCCGCGGCCCTCGGCATACTCGCCACCGTCTTCTGGGGCGGCCTCTCCGACCGCATCGGGCGGCGCCCGGTCTACCTGCTGGGCTCGGCGGTCACCCTGCTGTGGGGCGTGCCCATGTTCCTGCTCGTGGGCACCGAAAGCGCGGCGCTCGTGCTGCTGACCTTCGTCGTCAGCTACTGCGTCTGCCAGAACGCCCTGGCCGGCGTGCAGGGCGCCTGGTTCTCCGAGCTGTTCGCCACCAAGACCCGTACGGCCGGCACCTCCCTCGCCTACCAGCTCTCCGCGGTCGTCTCCGGCTTCACCCCCATGATCGCCACCGCCCTGTACTCCGCCACCGGCTGGGCGGGCCCCGCCGTCCTGTTCAGCTTCTACGGCCTGCTCGGACTGCTGGCGACGCTCGTGACCCGTGAGACCTGGGGCGCACGGGACCGGGCAGCGGCCGTCCGCGCCGAGAGCGAAGAGGCGCCTTCGGCGATATCCGCCCCCGCGGGAGCCGGAGGCCGGTGACCGGCGGCCCCCTGCCTCGACCGATCCCGACGCCCGCCCCGCGTGCGTCGTCACCTCATCACCAAGGAGCACGGGAAGTGACCTCCACCGAAACCACCCTCAGCCCCGGCCGCGCGGCCGCCCCCGCCCGTACGGACGCCGCCGGCGGCACCGACCGCACGCAACGCGTCAGCGCCCTGCACGACGCGGCCCACCGCATCCGGCGGCACGCCCTGGACATGGGCGAGGTCCAGGGCCAGGGGTACATCGGCCAGGCACTCGGCGTCGCGGACGTCCTCGCCGTCGCCTACAAGGACGTACTCAACTACCGTCCGGACGAGCCCACGTGGCCGGAGCGGGACCGGTTCCTGCTCTCCATCGGCCACTACGCCATCGCCCTGTACGCCGCGCTGGCCGAGGCCGGAATCCTGGACGTCGAAGAGCTGTCCACGTACGGCAGCGACGACTCGCGGCTGCCCATGTCGGGCATGGCCTCCTACACCCCCGGCATGGAGATCTCCGGCGGCTCGCTCGGCCACGGCCTCGGTGTCGCGGTCGGCATGGCACTGGGCCTGCGCCACCAGGGCAGCCCGGCACGTGTCTACAACCTGCTCTCCGACGGCGAACTCGACGAGGGTTCCACCTGGGAGGCGGCGCTGGCCGGCGCCCACCACGGCCTGGACAACGTCACCGCCGTCGTCGACGTCAACGCCCTCCAGGCGGACGGCCCGACCGCGGGTGTGCTGCGCACCGAGCCCGTCACCGAGAAGTGGGAGGCGTTCGGCTGGCACGCGATCCGGGTGGACGGCAACGACATCGACGCGCTCGTCACCGCCTTCGACACCCTGCGCGCCCACCGCGGCTCGCCCTCGGTACTGATCTGCGACACCCGCATCGGGCGCGGCGTGCCCCTGCTGGAGACCCGCGAGAAGGCGCACTTCATGCGGGTCGAGGAGCACGAATGGCAGGTCGCCCGCGACCAGTTGGACCAGTCCTACCACTCCGCCCGGAAGGGAACCGACGCATGACCGCCCCCGCCACCGCCACGAACACGCCCCGCAAGCTCACCACCTCAGCGATGATCGCCTCGATCGCGGAGGAGGGGCAGCGCACCACCAAGGCGCCCTTCGGGCACGCGCTGGCCCGGCTCGCCGAAGAGCGGCCCGAGATCGTCGGGCTCTCCGCCGACCTGGCCAAGTACACCGACATGCACATCTTCCGGGAGGCCCACCCGGACCGGTTCTTCCAGATGGGCATGGCGGAACAGTCCATGCTGGGCGCCGCCGCCGGCCTGGCGGAGGTGGGACTCGTACCGTTCGCCTCCACGTACTCCGTCTTCGCCACCCGCCGCGCCTACGACTTCCTGTGCCTGGACATCGCCGAGCCGGGACTCAACGTCAATGTGGTGGGCGCGCTGCCGGGCCTCACCACCGGTTACGGACCCAGCCACCAGGCCACCGAGGACCTGGCCATCCTGCGTGGCATCCCCGGCCTCACCATCGTCGACCCGGCCGACTCCGTGGACATCGAACAGGCCGTACCGGCCCTGGCCGCCAGCCCCGGACCGACCTACCTGCGGCTGTTGCGCGGCGCCGTGCCGACCGTGCTCGACGAGTACGGCTACCGCTTCGAACTCGGGAAGGCCGCGGAGCTGCGCACCGGCCGCGACGTGCTGTTCATCTCGACGGGCCTGATGACGACACGTGCCCTGACCGCGGCGCAGGAACTGGCCGCCGACCACGTCGACGTGGCCGTCCTGCACGTACCGACCGTCAAGCCGCTGGACACCGAGGCGATCCTGCGCGAGACGGCGAAGGGCCGGCTCGTGGTCACCCTGGAGAACCACACCGTCATCGGCGGCCTGGCCGAGTCCGTGGCCTCCTGCCTGGCCTGTGCCGGAGCGGGCGTACGCATCGTGCCCATCGGCCTGCCCGACGAGTTCCTGGCCGCGGGCGCGCTGCCCACTCTGCACGACCGGTACGGACTGTCGGTGGCCGCCATCAAGGCCCGCGTACGGGAAGAACTGTGACGGCGGCGGTACCCGGCACCGGCACCGGTACGGCCGCCATCGACCCGCGGGTCGGCTGCAGCACCATCTCGCTGCGCGGCCTGCCCCTGGACGATGCCCTCCGCCACATCGCCGCGGGCGGTTTCACCGAGGTCGACCTGGGTGCCCTGCCCGGCGTCTGCGACCACGTGCCCGTTCCGCTGCCCGAGCAGCGCGTCGAGCCGATCGCCGACGTGGTGCGGGCGAGCGGACTGCGTGTCCGCACGGTCAACGCCGACATCGGCCCGCTGGAAGAACTGGCGTCGGCCCCCGAACTGATCGAGGACCGTTTGCGCCCCCTGATCCGCCTCGCTCAGGCGACCGGCGCACCGGCGATCACACTGCCCTGCGGAGCGCATGGCACGCACAGCCGCGACCACGCCGACGACGAGGACGCCGTACGGGCCGTCGCTCGTGCCCTGACGCTCGCGGCGCAGGCCACGACCTCCGTGGGCGTGGCCCTGTACGCCGAGGCCCCGCACGTGCTCCGGCTGTGCAGCGACCTCACCCGTGCCCGGCGGCCGGCCGAGGCGTCGGGCACCGCCCCGGTCGGGATGGTGCTGGACACCAGCCACGTCGTGGCCTCCGGTGGCGACTGCGTCGAGGCCGCGCGTGCCTTCGGCGGCCGCCTCGCCCATGTCCACCTCCGCGACGCCGTACCGGGCGACATCCACCGCAGCATCGGCCGCGGGGACGTGGACTTCGCCGCCCTGGTCCGCCACCTGACGACGACCGGCTACGACGGCCACTACAGCCTCGAACTCGAAACCCACGACGTCACCGACGACCAGCGCCCCGCCGAAGCCGCCAGGGCCGGCGCGGTGCTCTCCGGCCTGCTGCGCAACGCCTTCCCGCCCGCACACTGAATCCCGAAGGACGTACACATGACCACCGCCTCCGCCACCCCCCGCACCGCCATCGTCACCGGCGCCGGTTCCCGCCGGGGCATCGGCCGGGCCACCGCGCACGCGCTGGCCGCCGACGGTTACCACCTCGCCGTACTGGACCTGGACAAGGAGGCCGCCGAG includes these proteins:
- a CDS encoding sterol carrier protein domain-containing protein, encoding MAGRRYAMPVDLVLDVQDPFCPWNTGRHRLRAEGENVSCEPTSAPADLRMTAAEPGAAFLGGSTPAALAAADLAAAGLAAAGLVEELRPGALRLASAAFRGEREPWYPGGWASPLY
- a CDS encoding GNAT family N-acetyltransferase, whose translation is MANPPYPLRSVTDDEFVPWARMIAGTYGTDRSEEELADQRAATELERTLAVFDEDRPVAGASVCSRVLTVPGGVMPVAGVAFVGVAPTHRRRALLTSMMRRQLTELYENGR
- a CDS encoding helix-turn-helix transcriptional regulator, translating into MDGVPEPHTGWTFVTNHARVLAAIADNHSARIRDIAVHCRLTERAVQKIISDLERDGYLSHTREGRTNTYRIDPSKVLRHPAESGLTVAALLSLLVQDEVDRSPVTDTNVRSHART
- a CDS encoding ANTAR domain-containing protein, encoding MPTSPRTPASVPPVPATIGIAPDGDRVSVSIRGELDLDAAQRFRPDLRHALGYSVSGIDLHLREVEFCDCSGLNLLLSLHRRAMEQCKTVTMRSGSRAVERVLDLTGSRELFTPPNPDGETMTHPAAPDGGPCVGTDPHTGQDLHTLVAQLRRAMQTRPTIDLARGILMASFSLSPEAAWQVLVTASQNTNTKLHRLAHDLVGTVQGDVLPAGVQEHLAAAVAKANLDGRSNGSGR
- the aceE gene encoding pyruvate dehydrogenase (acetyl-transferring), homodimeric type, with amino-acid sequence MSQLDQLPDSDPAEVAEWRESLDGAARTGGPHRAAYLLRRVAEHAERNAIGLPPLLETPYINTIPTAAEPEYPGDEAMEARITAWNRWNAAAMVTRGNQRGGLGGHMATFASAAWLYELGFQHFFRGKEADGSGDQLYVQGHASPGVYARAFLEGRLSEGQLDRFRQEAGGQGLPSYPHPRRLPWLWEFPTVSMGLGPLSAIYQARFNRYLHHRGIKDTSHSHVWAFLGDGEMDEPESTAALALAAREGLDNLTFVINCNLQRLDGPVRGNFKIVQELERQFRAAGWHVIKSLWGRAWDDLLGQDTDGALVRHLGSIPDGQFQTFAARDGAYIREHFLGGRPELSHLGERLTDARLEEIVGTSRAGHEPRKVYAAYQAAVEHKGAPTVILAQTVKGWTLGPGFASRNANHQMKKLSGKEFRAMRDLLELPIPDSRLNDELVPYAHPGADSPEIAYLRERRAALGGPAPARKVTPKPLPMPADKAFDALKKGSGSQEIATTMAFVRLVKDLMRDKETGKRWVPVVPDEARTFGMESLFPSAGIYSPLGQTYDPVDRDQLLYYKEAKNGQILNEGITEAGSLASLTAAATSYATHAEPMIPFYIFYSMFGWQRTADQFWALGDQLGRGFVIGATAGRTTMTGEGLQHADGHSHLIASTNPAAVSYDPAFAYEVAVIVKDGLRRMYGENAEDVFYYLTVYNETKVQPPMPEGLDEQGILRGLYRYKAAGNAAGEAPRLQLLASGTAIHWALDAQALLAEDWNVAADVWSAPSWTELRRDALECDAARLKGEDRTPYVTRALAGAEGPVVAVSDWMRAVPDQIAPWVEQEWVSIGTDGFGLSDSRENARRYFGVDAPSIAVQALATLARRGEVDPESVRKAVRHYGLEG
- a CDS encoding GntR family transcriptional regulator; the protein is MTVPALPNLDRSTLRERALVALRAAITTGRYRPGDHLGEVEIASRMSVSRGTVREALRHLQQEGLVVAGARGMLRVRALSPREVRELFQVREALEGLAVAQVIASPDRAAAVTALREALHRLEKAFGPSGGLEDQVEADLAFHLLLCELSRNSMLVTTWRHLEGPTRVVVMSAAGEQRKVTMSAAHHAPIVDAIERADTDAALAILHDHMSSAMANLQTSAPGNDA
- a CDS encoding MFS transporter produces the protein MVSSIPPPQPPPARPRAEGSPERRRVAVGCGVGAVIETYDFIGFGTAAALYFGDVFFPGSEPLAATLLSFATLGIGFAARPLGGIIAGHLGDRIGRKPVLVGSLLIMGVATVLIGCLPTYQQIGLWAPILLVVVRIVQGLAFGAEWGGAILMTFEHAPWRKRGLYTGITQAGFPVGLLLSNLAFLVSTRTLDGSWAWRVPFLLSAVLIVVGILIRLKIDESPEFEELKESGEVAKNPLLEVLRDDWRNVLRAFCLRAAETAGYAVSVTFVLSYLDDDTAPDVSGTVSLTALVTAAALGILATVFWGGLSDRIGRRPVYLLGSAVTLLWGVPMFLLVGTESAALVLLTFVVSYCVCQNALAGVQGAWFSELFATKTRTAGTSLAYQLSAVVSGFTPMIATALYSATGWAGPAVLFSFYGLLGLLATLVTRETWGARDRAAAVRAESEEAPSAISAPAGAGGR